A single genomic interval of Helianthus annuus cultivar XRQ/B chromosome 6, HanXRQr2.0-SUNRISE, whole genome shotgun sequence harbors:
- the LOC110890015 gene encoding protein kinase 4 → MEDNKPTITDHNKHQQLLTLKQQQQQQQQQLLDHQPHHLQQRMLLLQQMQQQQKLQQAISRFPSNIDAHLRPLQRPVSNQQPQNPNPNPNLLQSNNPMVLNSQVRPPNRTQAVGAGAPTANQVEMQMAYQDAWRVCHPDFKRPFSSLEDACERLLPYHVVADYEAEEDDRILDSDTTGQVLSRTQQWDQSIANKVAEFTATFEKQVLAFNIISRKRAIGEFRSEERLLLEQALVQEERRSLLEARAEMEKQQKAGREANMRMAAMAQAEQARAEMMARGPIRASAMGSMGEQEPEVNPDDTMDGWNNNGNNNQRDEKEPSEDFLNDEERENGDAGIQSDWREGGEFDLNTR, encoded by the exons ATGGAAGACAACAAGCCCACGATTACCGACCACAACAAACACCAGCAACTCCTAACCctgaaacaacaacaacagcaacaacaacaacaacttttAGATCACCAGCCGCACCATCTCCAACAACGAATGCTTCTGCTACAGCAAATGCAGCAGCAGCAGAAACTGCAGCAAGCAATCTCTCGCTTTCCATCTAACATCGACGCACATCTTCGACCGTTACAGCGTCCCGTTAGCAATCAACAGCCgcaaaaccctaaccctaaccctaatttgTTGCAAAGTAATAATCCTATGGTTTTGAATTCGCAAGTTAGACCTCCGAATCGAACGCAGGCTGTTGGTGCTGGTGCTCCTACTGCGAATCAGGTGGAAATGCAGATGGCGTATCAGGATGCGTGGCGTGTTTGTCATCCTGATTTTAAACGCCCCTTTTCATCACTAGAAGATGCTTGTGAGAG GCTGCTACCGTACCATGTAGTTGCAGACTACGAAGCCGAGGAAGATGATAGAATCCTCGATTCCGACACCACAGGCCAAGTTCTATCGCGCACTCAACAATGGGACCAAAGCATTGCCAACAAAGTCGCGGAATTCACCGCTACATTTGAGAAGCAGGTACTCGCCTTCAACATCATTTCCAGAAAACGGGCCATCGGGGAGTTCCGCTCAGAAGAAAGATTACTACTCGAACAAGCCCTcgttcaagaagaaagacggtcaTTACTCGAGGCAAGGGCAGAAATGGAAAAACAACAAAAGGCGGGCCGAGAAGCTAATATGAGGATGGCAGCCATGGCTCAAGCGGAACAAGCTCGGGCGGAGATGATGGCTAGGGGACCAATACGGGCAAGTGCGATGGGGTCAATGGGCGAGCAAGAACCGGAAGTGAATCCTGACGATACGATGGACGGATGGAATAATAATGGTAATAATAATCAGAGAGACGAGAAAGAGCCGTCGGAGGATTTCTTGAATGATGAGGAAAGGGAGAATGGTGATGCAGGTATTCAAAGCGATTGGCGTGAAGGGGGTGAGTTTGATTTGAATACAAGATAA